The following proteins are co-located in the Castanea sativa cultivar Marrone di Chiusa Pesio chromosome 8, ASM4071231v1 genome:
- the LOC142607969 gene encoding BTB/POZ domain-containing protein At5g60050 has product MAAAAAENALKSREVSAMIKQGFISDHHTLSFSPSRLPPPPQTTNSFPRVYSPSSSPPPQPQPQPKPTPPTQSYSQSQSQTLYEMMSEEQHRESKLSDDRRRKLHLRVSKILDETQTRTTSFRDRNGTDGSGFGFGIGSGGDVKVSVVGRDGFRVTMEMHKSVLEEKSRFFDEKIGVAHYVEISDCDDVEVYVETLVLMYCDDFNLKKRLMGEDVSKILAVLKVSAAIMFEAGIISCLEYLEAIPWSEDEEEKVISHLNKLELNDSVTEVLLRVSSEPSTSTRADDIFLRLLTGVLLAKDDKARREMKSLISRLLREDATSESNRLDVSKDVLYHLCHRCLSSLRLCLSDATAVDENRDRGVLMGEIAREADNMQWIVDILIDKKMGDEFVKLWADQKELAILHSKLPIMYRHEISRITAQICIAIGRGHILVPKDTRFSLLSTWLEALYEDFGWMRRASRSVDKKLVEDGLSQTILTLPLPQQQAILLKWFDRFLNKGDDCPNIQRAFEVWWRRAFIRQFAAEQDTSQLQITVCDYPN; this is encoded by the exons atggcggcggcggcggcggagAACGCATTGAAATCAAGAGAGGTATCGGCGATGATAAAGCAAGGCTTCATCTCAGACCACCACACGCTCTCGTTTTCACCTTCTAGACTACCACCTCCACCGCAAACCACAAATTCCTTTCCTAGGGTTTACTCTCCTTCCTCTTctccaccaccacaaccacaaccacaaccaaagCCAACACCTCCGACTCAGTCCTACTCTCAATCTCAGTCTCAAACTCTCTACGAGATGATGTCGGAGGAGCAACACCGCGAGTCCAAGCTCTCCGACGACAGACGGCGCAAGCTCCACCTCCGCGTTTCGAAAATCCTCGACGAAACGCAGACGAGGACGACGTCGTTCCGAGACCGAAACGGCACGGACGGTTCGGGGTTCGGTTTCGGAATCGGAAGCGGCGGGGACGTGAAGGTGTCGGTGGTTGGGAGGGACGGGTTTCGAGTGACGATGGAAATGCACAAGAGCGTGTTGGAAGAGAAGAGCCGATTCTTCGACGAGAAGATAGGGGTGGCTCACTACGTCGAGATCAGCGACTGTGATGACGTGGAAGTCTACGTGGAAACCCTAGTCTTGATGTACTGTGATGACTTCAACTTGAAGAAGAGGTTGATGGGCGAAGACGTGTCCAAGATTTTGGCTGTGCTCAAG GTATCTGCAGCTATCATGTTTGAAGCTGGGATTATATCATGCTTAGAGTATTTGGAAGCCATACCATGGTCTGAGGATGAAGAGGAAAAAGTCATATCTCACCTCAATAAACTTGAGCTTAATGACTCTGTCACCGAAGTTCTGCTGAGGGTATCATCTGAACCTTCTACTTCTACAAGAGCTGATGACATCTTCTTGAGATTGCTGACTGGTGTTCTGCTAGCAAAAGATGATAAAGCTCGTCGAGAAATGAAATCTCTGATTTCTCGATTACTAAGAGAAGATGCAACCAGTGAGAGCAACAGGCTTGATGTCTCAAAGGATGTTCTTTATCATCTTTGCCATAGATGTCTTAGTTCTCTTAGACTATGCTTATCTGACGCTACAGCTGTGGATGAGAATCGAGATCGAGGGGTTTTAATGGGTGAAATAGCTCGAGAGGCTGACAATATGCAATGGATTGTGGATATtctaattgataaaaaaatgggAGATGAATTTGTGAAACTATGGGCAGAtcagaaggagcttgcaattcTCCATTCAAAACTTCCCATCATGTACAGGCATGAAATCAGCAGAATCACTGCACAAATTTGTATTGCTATTGGGAGAGGACATATCTTGGTGCCCAAAGACACCCGATTTTCTTTACTGTCCACATGGCTGGAAGCCCTTTATGAAGACTTTGGATGGATGAGAAGGGCTTCTAGATCAGTCGATAAGAAACTGGTTGAAGACGGCTTAAGCCAAACAATTCTTACACTGCCATTGCCGCAGCAACAGGCTATCTTGCTTAAGTGGTTTGATCGATTTCTTAACAAAGGAGATGACTGCCCCAATATTCAGAGGGCATTTGAAGTTTGGTGGAGAAGAGCCTTCATCAGACAATTTGCAGCTGAGCAGGACACTTCCCAGTTGCAAATTACTGTTTGTGATTATCCAAATTAA